A part of Meleagris gallopavo isolate NT-WF06-2002-E0010 breed Aviagen turkey brand Nicholas breeding stock chromosome 26, Turkey_5.1, whole genome shotgun sequence genomic DNA contains:
- the NFRKB gene encoding nuclear factor related to kappa-B-binding protein isoform X3, which produces MDSLDHMLTDPLELGPCGDGNGARIMEDCLLGTTRVSLPEDLLEDPEIFFEVVSLSTWQEVLTDAQQEHLKTFLPHFPENNREHQNKIISALFSGENFRFGNPLHIAQKLFRDGHFNPEVVKYRQLCLKSQYKRYLSSQQQYFYRLLKQILASRNHLLELARKGGPDMILKRKHFSPSYDAEEREKRTHRRYLKILREVKEECGDTTLSSDEEDLSSWPPSSPSRCPSPPVPLRVIPTLSTMDMKTADRIELGESDLKMMLRKHREKRKYQPDHPDLVTADITLEDIMTRVNAGRKGSLAALFDLATFKKKVKEKDDKKKKKLKVIKSEVEDLADSFGGAHGIPSLSQDHSPIPLSSVKEEPLEEMKPCLGINEISSSFFFLLLEILFLEGPASLSVLEDKVIDWQTSPASALNTWFSFAPNWSELVLPALQYLTGDSRDVPSSFSPFVEFKEKTQQWKLLGSCQDHEKELAALFQLWLETKDQTFFKENEDSSDATTPIPRVRTDYVVRPSTGEEKRVFQEQERYRYSQPHKAFTFRMHGFESVVGPVKGVFDKETSLNKAREHSLLRSDRPAYVTILSLVRDAAARLPNGEGTRAEICELLKDSQFLAPDVTSAQVNTVVSGALDRLHYEKDPCVKYDIGRKLWIYLHRDRSEEEFERIHQAQAAAAKAKKALQQKPKPPAKVKSSNKESSVKALPSSTSEPSQLSLSDSSMPPTPVTPVTPTAPALPATPISPPPVSVVSKSVPNAGSEPAKPSQSVLLVSSPTMPQLGTLLSTAQSSQTQSGQQPPPTRVVSHTASSVLPQVRVVSAQSSLPAVSQQAPVVTQQQQQQQQPTSVPQIRVPATATQTKVLPQVAITGQLGMKTQPGSSIPLTATNFRIQGKDVLRLPPSSITTDAKGQTVLRITPDMMATLAKSQVTTVKLTQDLFTAAAGSSASGKGISATLHVTSNPVQTADSPAKTSTASSSSSSPAGSTMVKVTPDLKTAEPTSSAFRLMPALGMTVADQKSKAITTVASTEAKPAATIRIVQGLGVMPPKAGQTITVATHAKQVPSSAAVSVPGTVHTSAVSLPTMSATVSKAVAVASGAAGTPITIGTGGTAVRQVPVSTTVVSTTQAGKLPARITVPLSVISQPVKGKSVVTAPIIKGNLGANISGLGRNIILTTMPAGTKLIAGNKPVSFLTAQQLQQLQQQGQATQVRIQTVPASHLQQGTVSGSTKAVSTVVVTTAPSPKQSQDQL; this is translated from the exons atggACTCTCTGGATCACATGCTGACAGACCCCTTGGAGCTGGGGCCATGCGGGGATGGAAATGGGGCGCGGATCATGGAGGACTGCCTGCTGGGTACAACCAGAGTCAGTCTGCCCGAGGACCTTCTGGAGGAC CCTGAGATCTTCTTTGAGGTTGTCAGCTTGTCTACGTGGCAGGAGGTGCTGACAGATGCACAGCAAGAACACCTAAAAACATTCTTGCCTCACTTTCCTGAAAACAACCGCGAGCATCAGAACAAAATCATCTCTGCGTTGTTCAGCGGCGAAAACTTCCGCTTTGGAAATCCACTGCACATTGCCCAGAAACTCTTCCGGG ATGGGCACTTCAATCCCGAAGTTGTGAAGTACCGGCAGCTGTGTTTGAAGTCGCAGTACAAACGCTACCTGAGCTCTCAGCAGCAGTACTTCTACAGACTGCTCAAGCAGATCCTTGCTTCCCGCAAT CACTTGCTGGAGTTAGCTAGGAAAGGAGGCCCTGATATGATCCTAAAGAGAAAGCATTTCTCACCATCGTATGACGCAGAGGAGCGGGAGAAACGGACACATCGGCGCTACTTGAAGATTCTGAGGGAAGTGAAAGAGGAGTGTGGAGATACTACTTTGTCTTCTGATGAAGAAG atCTAAGCTCCTGGCCTCCGAGCTCTCCGTCACGTTGTCCGAGTCCACCAGTTCCCCTGAGAGTGATACCCACACTGTCAACCATGGACATGAAAACAGCAG acagAATAGAACTTGGTGAGAGTGATTTGAAGATGATGCTGAGGAAACACCGTGAGAAACGAAAATATCAACCT GACCACCCAGATTTAGTGACAGCAGATATTACTCTTGAGGACATTATGACTCGTGTAAATGCTGGCAGGAAAGGTTCCTTAGCAG CTTTATTTGACCTTGCAACCTTCAAGAAAAAGGTGAAGGAAAAGGAtgacaaaaagaagaagaagctgAAGGTCATTAAATCGGAGGTGGAAGATCTGGCTGATTCTTTTGGCGGTGCACATGGGATCCCATCACTGTCTCAGGATCATTCCCCCATCCCTCTGTCATCTGTCAAAGAGGA aCCTCTTGAAGAGATGAAGCCATGCCTTGgaataaatgaaatatcttccagcttctttttccttctgttggaGATACTGTTTCTGGAAGGACCTGCCAGTCTCTCTGTG cttgaGGATAAAGTTATAGATTGGCAAACTTCTCCTGCCAGTGCACTGAATACTTGGTTCTCCTTTGCCCCTAATTGGTCTGAACTGGTTTTACCTGCCTTGCAGTATCTGACAGGTGACAGCAGAG ATGTTCCATCCAGCTTCTCACCTTTTGTTGAATTCAAGGAAAAAACTCAGCAGTGGAAATTGCTTG GTTCTTGCCAAGATCATGAGAAAGAATTGGCAGCACTGTTTCAGCTCTGGTTGGAGACCAAGGACCAGACTTTCTTCAAA GAAAATGAAGACAGCTCAGATGCCACAACGCCAATTCCTAGAGT AAGGACTGACTATGTAGTCCGACCTAGCACTGGAGAGGAGAAACGTGTATTCCAGGAGCAG GAACGTTACCGTTACAGCCAGCCCCACAAAGCTTTCACCTTCCGTATGCACGGCTTTGAGTCGGTTGTTGGTCCTGTGAAGGGGGTGTTTGACAAGGAAACATCATTAAACAAAGCCCGAGAGCATTCTCTCCTGCGATCAGACAGACCAGCATATGTCACCATCTTGTCCCTCG TTCGTGACGCTGCTGCTCGGCTTCCTAATGGAGAAGGAACTCGTGCTGAAATTTGTGAGCTGCTTAAAGATTCCCAGTTCCTAGCTCCTGATGTCACAAGTGCTCAA GTTAACACTGTTGTTAGTGGTGCTCTGGATCGACTGCATTATGAGAAAGATCCCTGTGTTAAATACGACATTGGACGCAAGTTGTGGATCTACCTGCACCGGGACAGGAGTGAGGAAGAGTTCG AACGGATCCACCAGGctcaagctgctgcagcaaaggCCAAGAAGGCTCTCCAGCAGAAGCCAAAACCTCCAGCAAAAGTG AAATCTAGTAACAAGGAGAGCTCTGTGAAAGCACTCCCTAGCAGCACATCAGAGCCCAGTCAGCTGAGCCTTAGCGACTCCAGCATGCCTCCAACTCCCGTGACTCCTGTGACACCTACTGCACCAGCACTACCAGCAACACCTATTTCACCCCCACCAGTGTCTGTGGTTAGCAAGAGCGTACCTAATGCTGGATCAGAGCCAGCAAAACCCAGCCAAAG TGTTCTTCTGGTTTCATCCCCTACCATGCCACAGCTTGGGACGTTGCTTTCCACAGCCCAGAGTTCACAGACTCAGTCTGGGCAGCAGCCACCTCCCACCAGGGTGGTAAGTCATACTGCATCGTCAGTATTGCCGCAGGTCCGAGTGGTCAGTGCCCAGTCCAGCCTCCCAGCTGTGTCTCAGCAAGCCCCAGTGgtaacacagcagcagcagcagcagcagcagcctacATCAGTGCCTCAGATCCGTGTTCCAGCTACAGCCACGCAAACCAAAGTGCTGCCTCAG GTGGCTATTACAGGGCAGCTTGGCATGAAGACCCAGCCTGGAAGCAGCATCCCACTTACAGCTACCAATTTTCGGATCCAAGGAAAAGATGTGCTGCGCCTGCCCCCCTCCTCAATCACCACAGATGCAAAGGGACAGACTGTGCTGCGAATCACCCCGGACATGATGGCCACCCTGGCCAAATCTCAAGTCACTACTGTTAAACTGACTCAGGACCtcttcacagcagctgctggaagcagtgctAGTGGGAAGGGCATTTCTGCAACATTGCATGTGACATCCAATCCTGTCCAGACTGCTGATTCTCCAGCCAAGACTAGCACAGCCTCATCTTCTTCTTCCAGTCCAGCTGGAAGCACAATGGTTAAAGTGACTCCTGACTTAAAGACTGCAGAGCCAACGAGTTCTGCTTTCAGACTGATGCCTGCTCTAGGCATGACTGTGGCAGATCAGAAGAGCAAAGCCATTACTACAGTGGCATCCACTGAGGCCAAGCCAGCTGCTACCATAAGAATCGTCCAAGGGCTGGGGGTGATGCCACCCAAAGCTGGGCAGACGATTACCGTAGCTACTCATGCAAAGCAAGTACCTtcttctgcagcagtgagcGTGCCTGGCACAGTCCATACCTCAGCTGTCTCATTACCAACCATGAGTGCCACAGTGTCAAAAGCAGTTGCTGTTGcctcaggagctgctgggacTCCCATAACTATAGGCACAGGAGGTACTGCTGTGCGCCAGGTGCCTGTCAGCACCACAGTGGTATCCACAACACAGGCA GGTAAACTACCAGCCCGAATAACGGTGCCTCTGTCAGTGATCAGCCAGCCAGTGAAAGGCAAGAGCGTGGTGACTGCCCCCATCATCAAGGGCAACCTTGGGGCCAA CATCAGTGGGTTGGGCAGAAATATCATCCTGACTACGATGCCAGCAGGGACAAAACTGATTGCTGGGAACAAACCAGTGAGTTTTCTGACTGCACAgcaactgcagcagctgcagcagcaaggcCAAGCCACACAG GTGCGAATTCAAACAGTACCAGCCTCCCATCTCCAGCAGGGAACGGTGTCTGGCTCAACTAAAGCAGTTTCCACTGTCGTCGTGACAACAGCTCCATCTCCAAAACAGTCCCAAGATCAGCTATGA
- the NFRKB gene encoding nuclear factor related to kappa-B-binding protein isoform X1 codes for MDSLDHMLTDPLELGPCGDGNGARIMEDCLLGTTRVSLPEDLLEDPEIFFEVVSLSTWQEVLTDAQQEHLKTFLPHFPENNREHQNKIISALFSGENFRFGNPLHIAQKLFRDGHFNPEVVKYRQLCLKSQYKRYLSSQQQYFYRLLKQILASRNHLLELARKGGPDMILKRKHFSPSYDAEEREKRTHRRYLKILREVKEECGDTTLSSDEEDLSSWPPSSPSRCPSPPVPLRVIPTLSTMDMKTADRIELGESDLKMMLRKHREKRKYQPDHPDLVTADITLEDIMTRVNAGRKGSLAALFDLATFKKKVKEKDDKKKKKLKVIKSEVEDLADSFGGAHGIPSLSQDHSPIPLSSVKEEPLEEMKPCLGINEISSSFFFLLLEILFLEGPASLSVLEDKVIDWQTSPASALNTWFSFAPNWSELVLPALQYLTGDSRDVPSSFSPFVEFKEKTQQWKLLGSCQDHEKELAALFQLWLETKDQTFFKENEDSSDATTPIPRVRTDYVVRPSTGEEKRVFQEQERYRYSQPHKAFTFRMHGFESVVGPVKGVFDKETSLNKAREHSLLRSDRPAYVTILSLVRDAAARLPNGEGTRAEICELLKDSQFLAPDVTSAQVNTVVSGALDRLHYEKDPCVKYDIGRKLWIYLHRDRSEEEFERIHQAQAAAAKAKKALQQKPKPPAKVKSSNKESSVKALPSSTSEPSQLSLSDSSMPPTPVTPVTPTAPALPATPISPPPVSVVSKSVPNAGSEPAKPSQSVLLVSSPTMPQLGTLLSTAQSSQTQSGQQPPPTRVVSHTASSVLPQVRVVSAQSSLPAVSQQAPVVTQQQQQQQQPTSVPQIRVPATATQTKVLPQAVMTLPVKAQTSPVQVQRQGTSVTGQTGITVTGLSAAPSPAVKAVTSSPGSSATSTSSTTVIQNVAGQNIIKQVAITGQLGMKTQPGSSIPLTATNFRIQGKDVLRLPPSSITTDAKGQTVLRITPDMMATLAKSQVTTVKLTQDLFTAAAGSSASGKGISATLHVTSNPVQTADSPAKTSTASSSSSSPAGSTMVKVTPDLKTAEPTSSAFRLMPALGMTVADQKSKAITTVASTEAKPAATIRIVQGLGVMPPKAGQTITVATHAKQVPSSAAVSVPGTVHTSAVSLPTMSATVSKAVAVASGAAGTPITIGTGGTAVRQVPVSTTVVSTTQAGKLPARITVPLSVISQPVKGKSVVTAPIIKGNLGANISGLGRNIILTTMPAGTKLIAGNKPVSFLTAQQLQQLQQQGQATQVRIQTVPASHLQQGTVSGSTKAVSTVVVTTAPSPKQSQDQL; via the exons atggACTCTCTGGATCACATGCTGACAGACCCCTTGGAGCTGGGGCCATGCGGGGATGGAAATGGGGCGCGGATCATGGAGGACTGCCTGCTGGGTACAACCAGAGTCAGTCTGCCCGAGGACCTTCTGGAGGAC CCTGAGATCTTCTTTGAGGTTGTCAGCTTGTCTACGTGGCAGGAGGTGCTGACAGATGCACAGCAAGAACACCTAAAAACATTCTTGCCTCACTTTCCTGAAAACAACCGCGAGCATCAGAACAAAATCATCTCTGCGTTGTTCAGCGGCGAAAACTTCCGCTTTGGAAATCCACTGCACATTGCCCAGAAACTCTTCCGGG ATGGGCACTTCAATCCCGAAGTTGTGAAGTACCGGCAGCTGTGTTTGAAGTCGCAGTACAAACGCTACCTGAGCTCTCAGCAGCAGTACTTCTACAGACTGCTCAAGCAGATCCTTGCTTCCCGCAAT CACTTGCTGGAGTTAGCTAGGAAAGGAGGCCCTGATATGATCCTAAAGAGAAAGCATTTCTCACCATCGTATGACGCAGAGGAGCGGGAGAAACGGACACATCGGCGCTACTTGAAGATTCTGAGGGAAGTGAAAGAGGAGTGTGGAGATACTACTTTGTCTTCTGATGAAGAAG atCTAAGCTCCTGGCCTCCGAGCTCTCCGTCACGTTGTCCGAGTCCACCAGTTCCCCTGAGAGTGATACCCACACTGTCAACCATGGACATGAAAACAGCAG acagAATAGAACTTGGTGAGAGTGATTTGAAGATGATGCTGAGGAAACACCGTGAGAAACGAAAATATCAACCT GACCACCCAGATTTAGTGACAGCAGATATTACTCTTGAGGACATTATGACTCGTGTAAATGCTGGCAGGAAAGGTTCCTTAGCAG CTTTATTTGACCTTGCAACCTTCAAGAAAAAGGTGAAGGAAAAGGAtgacaaaaagaagaagaagctgAAGGTCATTAAATCGGAGGTGGAAGATCTGGCTGATTCTTTTGGCGGTGCACATGGGATCCCATCACTGTCTCAGGATCATTCCCCCATCCCTCTGTCATCTGTCAAAGAGGA aCCTCTTGAAGAGATGAAGCCATGCCTTGgaataaatgaaatatcttccagcttctttttccttctgttggaGATACTGTTTCTGGAAGGACCTGCCAGTCTCTCTGTG cttgaGGATAAAGTTATAGATTGGCAAACTTCTCCTGCCAGTGCACTGAATACTTGGTTCTCCTTTGCCCCTAATTGGTCTGAACTGGTTTTACCTGCCTTGCAGTATCTGACAGGTGACAGCAGAG ATGTTCCATCCAGCTTCTCACCTTTTGTTGAATTCAAGGAAAAAACTCAGCAGTGGAAATTGCTTG GTTCTTGCCAAGATCATGAGAAAGAATTGGCAGCACTGTTTCAGCTCTGGTTGGAGACCAAGGACCAGACTTTCTTCAAA GAAAATGAAGACAGCTCAGATGCCACAACGCCAATTCCTAGAGT AAGGACTGACTATGTAGTCCGACCTAGCACTGGAGAGGAGAAACGTGTATTCCAGGAGCAG GAACGTTACCGTTACAGCCAGCCCCACAAAGCTTTCACCTTCCGTATGCACGGCTTTGAGTCGGTTGTTGGTCCTGTGAAGGGGGTGTTTGACAAGGAAACATCATTAAACAAAGCCCGAGAGCATTCTCTCCTGCGATCAGACAGACCAGCATATGTCACCATCTTGTCCCTCG TTCGTGACGCTGCTGCTCGGCTTCCTAATGGAGAAGGAACTCGTGCTGAAATTTGTGAGCTGCTTAAAGATTCCCAGTTCCTAGCTCCTGATGTCACAAGTGCTCAA GTTAACACTGTTGTTAGTGGTGCTCTGGATCGACTGCATTATGAGAAAGATCCCTGTGTTAAATACGACATTGGACGCAAGTTGTGGATCTACCTGCACCGGGACAGGAGTGAGGAAGAGTTCG AACGGATCCACCAGGctcaagctgctgcagcaaaggCCAAGAAGGCTCTCCAGCAGAAGCCAAAACCTCCAGCAAAAGTG AAATCTAGTAACAAGGAGAGCTCTGTGAAAGCACTCCCTAGCAGCACATCAGAGCCCAGTCAGCTGAGCCTTAGCGACTCCAGCATGCCTCCAACTCCCGTGACTCCTGTGACACCTACTGCACCAGCACTACCAGCAACACCTATTTCACCCCCACCAGTGTCTGTGGTTAGCAAGAGCGTACCTAATGCTGGATCAGAGCCAGCAAAACCCAGCCAAAG TGTTCTTCTGGTTTCATCCCCTACCATGCCACAGCTTGGGACGTTGCTTTCCACAGCCCAGAGTTCACAGACTCAGTCTGGGCAGCAGCCACCTCCCACCAGGGTGGTAAGTCATACTGCATCGTCAGTATTGCCGCAGGTCCGAGTGGTCAGTGCCCAGTCCAGCCTCCCAGCTGTGTCTCAGCAAGCCCCAGTGgtaacacagcagcagcagcagcagcagcagcctacATCAGTGCCTCAGATCCGTGTTCCAGCTACAGCCACGCAAACCAAAGTGCTGCCTCAG gCTGTGATGACTTTACCAGTAAAAGCTCAAACCAGCCCAGTACAGGTGCAAAGACAAGGAACCTCTGTGACAGGACAGACAGGCATCACTGTGACAGGACTGTCTGCAGCACCCAGTCCTGCTGTAAAGGCAGTAACCAGCTCTCCAGGCAGTTCTGCTACAAGTACCTCCTCTACCACTGTCATCCAGAATGTAGCTGGCCAGAATATCATCAAGCAG GTGGCTATTACAGGGCAGCTTGGCATGAAGACCCAGCCTGGAAGCAGCATCCCACTTACAGCTACCAATTTTCGGATCCAAGGAAAAGATGTGCTGCGCCTGCCCCCCTCCTCAATCACCACAGATGCAAAGGGACAGACTGTGCTGCGAATCACCCCGGACATGATGGCCACCCTGGCCAAATCTCAAGTCACTACTGTTAAACTGACTCAGGACCtcttcacagcagctgctggaagcagtgctAGTGGGAAGGGCATTTCTGCAACATTGCATGTGACATCCAATCCTGTCCAGACTGCTGATTCTCCAGCCAAGACTAGCACAGCCTCATCTTCTTCTTCCAGTCCAGCTGGAAGCACAATGGTTAAAGTGACTCCTGACTTAAAGACTGCAGAGCCAACGAGTTCTGCTTTCAGACTGATGCCTGCTCTAGGCATGACTGTGGCAGATCAGAAGAGCAAAGCCATTACTACAGTGGCATCCACTGAGGCCAAGCCAGCTGCTACCATAAGAATCGTCCAAGGGCTGGGGGTGATGCCACCCAAAGCTGGGCAGACGATTACCGTAGCTACTCATGCAAAGCAAGTACCTtcttctgcagcagtgagcGTGCCTGGCACAGTCCATACCTCAGCTGTCTCATTACCAACCATGAGTGCCACAGTGTCAAAAGCAGTTGCTGTTGcctcaggagctgctgggacTCCCATAACTATAGGCACAGGAGGTACTGCTGTGCGCCAGGTGCCTGTCAGCACCACAGTGGTATCCACAACACAGGCA GGTAAACTACCAGCCCGAATAACGGTGCCTCTGTCAGTGATCAGCCAGCCAGTGAAAGGCAAGAGCGTGGTGACTGCCCCCATCATCAAGGGCAACCTTGGGGCCAA CATCAGTGGGTTGGGCAGAAATATCATCCTGACTACGATGCCAGCAGGGACAAAACTGATTGCTGGGAACAAACCAGTGAGTTTTCTGACTGCACAgcaactgcagcagctgcagcagcaaggcCAAGCCACACAG GTGCGAATTCAAACAGTACCAGCCTCCCATCTCCAGCAGGGAACGGTGTCTGGCTCAACTAAAGCAGTTTCCACTGTCGTCGTGACAACAGCTCCATCTCCAAAACAGTCCCAAGATCAGCTATGA